In the genome of Yersinia enterocolitica, the window TGCCAGAATATTTTCCAGCACGCTCAGATAAACTTCTGTTTTACCGGAGCCGGTCACCCCAGCCAGCAGCCAGACTGCAAACTGGGTATCTTCACTGCGAATCGCCCCAACGGCGGTTGCCTGCTCGGTATTCAGCCGCAGGCGCTCACCCAGAACGGCGAAGCCGTTGCGCCAATCGGTAGTCGCGATTTCCTGTGCCCGCAGGTCAATTAGCCCTTTACTGCGTAATGCCTGCAATGCGCTTTCGGTGAGTGCCATTTCATTAACTTGATGGCGATAGACCGGTTTTTGCAATAATGCGGCAAGCGCTTGTTGCTGCTTCGGGGCGCGTTTTAAGCTTTCCGGTGGTGTGGCTCGCCCTTGTTCGGTTGCGAACCACTGCCACAACGGCGCAGATTGGGCAGGCTTCCCTTGGCGCAACAGAATAGGTAGAGCATGGAACAGCACTTCACCTATCGGGTAATGATAATACTCGGTTGCCCAGCAGAGAATGCGCCACAAGCTGGGTGGGAATAAGCTGCGCTCATCCAGAACGGCGTCAATGGCTTTCAGTTGTTCAAGGGGGAATGTGCTGGTATCACTGATACCCACCACAATTCCGATGGCTTTGCGTTTACCAAATGGCACACTAACGCGAGCACCGACCACCGGGCAGGCCATGGCGCTGTCTAAACGGTAATCAAAGCTACGGGCCAACGGTACGGGTAATGCCACTTGAACAACGGACATGTGTTTTCATCCTGATAACTAAAATTGGTCTAAATAAGTACAATTGGCCTATACCCTAAATAATTCGAGTTGCAGGAAGGCGGCAAGCGAGAAAATCCCGATGAGCTTACATGAGTAAGTGATTCGGGTTATTGAGCACAGCCAACGCACATGCAACTTGAAGTATGACGGGTCTAAATAAAGATTGAACAGTTTACACTGCGTGCTTCACAATGTGCGGATTCGATTGCGCGGTTTGGTCAAATTCTGTATGATTCGCCGCCTTTGGTATAATTCGATATCAAATCCTGTTAACAACCGTTGCTTACTTTATCCGCAGCTGTTCGTTAACAATCAAATTGTTATTTATCAATCGTGTGGTGTCTGGCGGAACAGGGCTGGATAGCGACACGGCCTAAATATAGAGGTTTTCCATGAAACAAGGTATCCACCCTAAATACGAACAAGTTACTGCTTCTTGCTCTTGCGGTAACGTTATCAAGATCAACTCTACTGTTGGTCATGACCTGAATCTGGACGTGTGCGGCGAATGCCACCCGTTCTACACTGGCAAGCAGCGTGATGTTGCTACCGGTGGCCGTGTTGACCGCTTTAACAAGCGTTTCAGCATGCCGGGCGCTAAGAAGTAATTATTGCCCGTCAGATGAAAAAGGCACCTTCGGGTGCCTTTTTTGTTTCTACATTTCAGGTTCACTATGACTAATGAACCGAGTGGTAGCTGGGGATTAGTATTCCCAGGTATCGGGGTCAACACCCAACTCACGCATTAAAATTTTCGCGGCTTCCGGGATTTCATCGCTACGTTCTTTACGCAGGTCTTCGTCATTCGGTAGCGGCTGGCCGGTAAATGCATGCAAAAAGGCCTCACACAACAATTCACTGTTGGTGGCGTGGCGCAGGTTGTTCACCTGGCGGCGGGTCCGTTCATCGGTGAGGATTTTTAACACCTTCAGCGGAATGGATACCGTAATTTTTTTGACCTGTTCGCTTTTCTTACCGTGTTCAGCGTAAGGGCTGACATACTCGCCGTTCCACTCAGCCATGGGACACCTTAAATTTGTCGGGAAAATACAAAATTCTGAAAACCGGCCAATTATGCCCGATCTTCGCTGTTCTCACTAAATAAATGTCGATTTTACTAGAGCAACATCACCCATTTAATCATTTTACTACTTATTGATAGCCGTTACCTTTCGATATGGTCTTTGCGGTTAAACAAAACACCACCGAAAACTCACTGACATCATTAAGATAGTTAAAGCCTCTACAATTTTAGCGGTTATTATTCCATTGCTCAATCTATACGCAAAGAAGTTTAGATGTCCAGATGTATTGACGTCCGTAATTTGTGCGTCTAATCTGGCGTAACATTTTCTTGATAACCGGCTGGTGGAAATCCATATGACGCGTAAACAGGCAACAATAGCAGTCCGTAGCGGGTTGAACGATGACGAGCAATACGGCTGCGTTGTCCCCCCGATTCACCTCTCCAGTACCTATAATTTTATCGATTTTAATCAGCCGCGCGCACATGATTATTCACGTCGCGGGAATCCGACGCGCGATGTGGTACAGCGTGCACTGGCGGAACTGGAAGGTGGTGCGGGTGCAGTCATGACCAGCAGCGGGATGTCGGCGATTCATTTGGTTTGCACCACATTCCTAAAACCGGGTGACTTGCTGGTCGCCCCACACGACTGTTACGGCGGCAGTTATCGTTTATTCGATAGTCTGAGCAAGCGCGGTGCTTATCGGGTGCTGTTTGTCGATCAGGGTGATGAAACGGCATTGAGCCGGGCCTTGGCGGAAAAACCCAAGCTTATATTGATTGAAACACCCAGTAATCCGCTGCTACGGGTGGTAGATATTGCCGCTATCTGCAAGGCGGCACATGCAGTAGGTGCTCTGACGGTTTGTGATAACACGTTCCTCAGCCCTGCCTTGCAGCAGCCACTCTCTTTAGGGGCGGATTTGGTGGTTCACTCCTGTACTAAATACCTAAATGGTCACTCTGATGTGGTCGCTGGTGCGGTAATTGCCAAAGATCCTGAGCTGGCGGTTGAGCTGGCATGGTGGGCGAATAATATCGGGGTAACGGGGGCAGCATTTGATAGCTACCTGTTATTACGCGGTTTGCGTACCTTGTCGCCACGTATGGCTCAGCAGCAACGTAACGCGGATGAGATTGTTCGTTATTTACAGCAGCAGCCTTTAGTGAAAAAGCTGTATCATCCTTCTCTGCCACAACATCCCGGCCACGAAATTGCCTGCCGTCAGCAGTCTGGTTTCGGTGCGATGCTCAGTTTTGAGCTTGATGGTGATGAACAGCTACTGCGTCGCTTCCTCTCAGCCCTTGAGTTATTTACTCTGGCGGAGTCTTTGGGCGGTGTGGAAAGTCTGATTTCCCATGCAGCGACCATGACCCATGCCGGTATGGCACCAGAAGCGCGCATTGCCGCAGGTATTACTGACAGCTTGTTGCGCATTTCCGTGGGTATTGAAGACAGCGAAGATTTGATTGCCGATTTGGAAAATGCTTTCCAGTTGGCGGGAACGAGGTAAGCATGAATGCAACAGCGGTAGCAGCGGCGGTGACCGGCCGTCAACTGCATAAGTTTGGTGGTAGTAGCCTTGCGGATGTGAAGTGTTACCTGCGGGTGGCCAATATTATGGCCAATTACAGTCATCCTGGTGATCTGATGGTGGTGTCTGCGGCAGGCAGTACCACCAACCAACTGATTAGCTGGTTGAAACTGAGCCAAAGTGATCGTCTTTCTGCTCATCAGGTGCAACAAAATTTACGTCGTTATCAACATGATCTGATCAGTGGTTTATTGTCTCCAGAAATGGCCGAACCGCTGATTAGTGAGTTTATCCATGATTTGGAGCGTCTGGCGGGCCTGCTGGATAACAAAGTCGACGATGCAATTTACGCCGAAGTGGTGGGGCACGGTGAGATTTGGTCCGCCCGTTTGATGGCGGCGGTTTTAAACAAGCAGGATATGAACGCCACCTGGCTGGATGCCCGTAGTTTCCTGCGTGCAGAGCGTGCGGCACAACCACAAATCGATGAAGGCCGTTCTTACCCGCTGTTACAACAATTAATGGCCCAGCACCCACATCAACGTTTGGTGGTGACAGGGTTTATCTCGCGCAGTAATTCCGGTGAAACCGTGCTGCTGGGGCGTAACGGCAGTGACTACTCGGCGACACAAGTCGGGGCGCTGGCGGGTGTCGAGCGCGTGACCATCTGGAGTGATGTTGCTGGGGTATACAGTGCTGACCCACGCAAAGTAAAAGATGCCTGTCTGTTACCGTTGCTACGATTGGATGAAGCCAGTGAATTGGCCCGTCTGGCAGCACCGGTGCTGCATACCCGCACGCTACAGCCGGTTTCAGGCAGCGATATCGATTTACAACTGCGTTGTAGTTATCAGCCAGAGCAGGGTTCAACCCGCATTGAGCGCGTACTGGCATCAGGTTCGGGGGCGAAAATCGTTACCAGCCATGATGATGTCTGCCTGATCGAATTGCAGATTGCCGGTCATCACGATTTCTCGCTGGCGCAGAAAGAGATTGATTTGCTACTCAAACGTGCGCAAATCAAACCGCTAGCCACCGGTATTCATCCCGATCGCAATCTGTTGCAACTCTGCTATACCTCCGAAGTAGTTAACAGTGCACTAAGAGTGCTGGAAGATGCCGCGCTGCCGGGTAAATTATCCCTACGCGAAGGGCTGGCACTGGTCGCACTGGTGGGCGCGGGGGTTTGCAAGAACCCACTGCACAGCCACCGGTTCTACCAACAGTTAAAAGATCAGCCAGTTGAGTTTATTTGGCAGGCAGAAGATGGGATCAGCATGGTGGCCGTTTTGCGCCTTGGTCCGACTGAACACCTGATTCAGGGCTTGCACCAGTCACTGTTCCGTGCAGAAAAACGCATTGGTCTGATGCTGTTTGGCAAAGGTAATATTGGTGCCCGCTGGCTGGAACTGTTCGCCCGCGAGCAGAAGAATATCTCGGCGCGCAGTGGTTTTGAGTTTGTGCTAGCAGGTGTGGTGGATAGCCGCCGCAGCCTGTTAAGTTACGATGGGCTGGATGCCAGTCGGACATTGGCATTTTATGATGACGAAGCCAAAGAGCAGGATGAAGAGTCGCTGTTTTTATGGATGCGAGCACACCCGTTTGATGATTTGGTGGTGCTGGATGTGACCGCTAGTGAGTCGCTGGCCGGACAATATCTGGATTTCGCCAGCTACGGTTTCCACGTTATCAGCGCCAACAAACTGGCCGGAGCATCCAGTAGCAATAACTACCGCCAAATTCGCGATGCTTTTGCCAAAACCGGCCGCCACTGGCTGTACAACGCCACGGTGGGCGCTGGCTTACCGGTTAACCACACGGTGCGTGATCTACGTGATAGCGGCGACAGTATCTTGGCGATCAGTGGTATCTTCTCCGGCACGCTGTCGTGGTTATTCCTGCAATTTGACGGCACGGTACCCTTTACCGAATTAGTAGATCAAGCCTGGCAACAAGGTCTGACTGAGCCAGATCCACGGGTGGATCTTTCAGGCCAGGATGTGATGCGTAAACTGGTGATTCTGGCCCGTGAAGCGGGTTATGACATTGAACCGAATCAGGTGCGGGTGGAGTCGCTGGTGCCTGCTGGTGCTGATGTGGGGTCGGTAGATCAGTTCTTTGAAAATGGCGAAGCATTGAATCAGCAAATGATTCAGCGCTTAGAAGCCGCGAATGAGATGGGGTTGGTGTTACGTTACGTGGCACGCTTTGATGCTAATGGTAAGGCTCGAGTGGGCGTTGAAGCAGTCCGTGCTGACCATCCGCTGGCCTCATTGCTGCCGTGCGATAACGTCTTTGCCATTGAGAGCCGTTGGTATCGCGATAACCCACTGGTCATTCGTGGCCCAGGTGCCGGGCGTGATGTTACTGCTGGTGCAATTCAGTCTGATTTAAACCGCCTGTCTCAATTGCTGTAATTTGCATTAACTCGCCTCTTCTGCTTAAGCGGAGGAGGCGAAACTGCCTCTTTAACCCATCCCCTCTTTAATGCCGGTCCCCAAGAGCGCATATTGCTGACAGGCAGTAAGCGAATACCGCGAACCCCTGTAACTTCAAGGGTTAGAGGTCTACATGAATTTTCCGCGTATGGCGTGTGAAGATTAATCATCACCCTAAACTTATTTAAAAGTTGACTCTTTAGCCAACTTCCGTCATTTTCTATTTAGCCGTCTAAACGTATAGACGCTCATAAATGAGCGGTAACAGATAACATAAGTCGTCATAACGACAATGGAGTAACAGGGTATGAGTTTTTTCCACGCCAACCAGCGGGAAGCGCTGAATCAAAGTCTGTCAGAGTTGCAGGGTCAGATTAATGTTTCTTTTGAGTTTTTCCCGCCGCGTACCAGCGAGATGGAAGAGACCCTGTGGAGTTCGATTGATCGTCTGAGCACCCTGAAACCCAAGTTTGTCTCGGTGACTTATGGCGCGAACTCTGGCGAGCGCGATCGTACCCACAGCATCATCAAAGGGATAAAAGAGCGCACTGGCCTGGAAGCCGCACCACATCTGACCTGCATTGATGCTTCACCGACTCAGTTACGTGATATTGCTACCGATTACTGGAACAGCGGTATCCGTCATATCGTTGCTCTGCGAGGGGATTTGCCACCGGATAGTGGTAAACCAGAAATGTACGCATCTGATTTGGTGACCTTGCTGAAAGACGTAGGGGATTTTGATATCTCGGTGGCGGCTTATCCAGAAGTCCATCCTGAAGCTAAAAGCGCGCAAGCTGACCTGATCAACCTCAAACGTAAGATTGATGCGGGTGCTAACCGGGCAATTACCCAGTTCTTCTTTGATGTTGAGAGCTATCTGCGTTTTCGCGACCGCTGTGTGGCTACCGGCATCGACGTTGAAATCGTGCCGGGCATTTTACCGGTATCCAATTTTAAACAGCTTCAGCGCTTTGCCACCATGACCAACGTGCGGGTACCACACTGGATGACCAGTATTTTCGAAGGGCTGGATAATGATCCTGAGACGCGCAAAATGGTGGGTGCCTCAGTGGCGATGGATATGGTGAAGATTTTAAGCCGTGAAGGGGTGAAGGATTTCCATTTCTATACCTTGAATCGGGCAGAGTTGAGTTATGCGATTTGCCATACTCTTGGGGTGAGGCCGTAAGTTGTTAAAGGGGCGCTGGCCCCTTTTCATCATAATCATCAAGTAAACAAAAGATAATCAGGGGAATCGCTTCCCCCAAAATCAATGGTTAACCTGTATTGCGCATGCCCGCAGCGACACCGGCGATAGTCACCATCAATGCCTGCTCAACACGGGCATCTGGGTGCTCATGCTGGCGCGAACGGTGCAACAGCTCAGCTTGCAGCACGTTCAGTGGATCGGTATACACATTACGCAACGCGATCGATTCCGCAATCCACGGTAAATCAGCCATCAAGTGGTCATCGTTGGCGATAGCCAGCACCACTTTAATATCCGCGGCTAACTGGTCACGTAATTGCTGACCCAACGGCCACAGTGATTTATCCACTAAACGTTGGTCGTAATACTCCGCCAGCCACAAATCAGCTTTGGCGAACACCATTTCCAGCATCCCGATACGGGTAGAGAAGAATGGCCAGTCACGACACATCGTGGCTAATACTTCTTTCTTACCGGCATCAATCGCTTTTTGCAAACCGGCCCCCGCACCCAGCCAGGCAGGTAGCATCAGGCGGTTTTGTGTCCAAGCGAAAATCCATGGAATGGCACGTAAGCTCTCGACTCCGCCATCCGCACGGCGTTTTGCCGGGCGAGAACCCAATGGCAACTTACCTAATTCCAGCTCTGGGGTCGCGGCGCGGAAGTAAGGGACAAACTCAGGATTCTCACGCACGTAGCCGCGATACATATCGCAGGAAGCGTCCGATAGAATGTCCATCACCTCAACCCACTCTTTCTTCGGCTCTGGCGGCGGTAACAGATTGGCTTCCAGAATCGCTCCGGCATACAGCGCCAGACTGCTGATAGTGACTTCCGGCAGCCCAAATTTAAAGCGGATCATCTCGCCTTGTTCAGTGACGCGTAAGCCGCCTTTTAAGCTACCCGGAGGCTGAGAGAGCAGAGCTGCATGTGCAGGCGCACCGCCACGGCCGATAGAACCGCCACGACCGTGGAACAGCGTCAGAGAGATACCAGCCTTCTCACAGGTTTTGATCAACGCATCTTGCGCCCGATATTGCGCCCAGGATGCTGCCATTACGCCGGCATCTTTTGCCGAGTCGGAATAGCCAATCATCACCATCTGCTTGCCTTGGATCAGGCCGCGATACCAGTCGATATTTAGCAACTGGGTCATTACTTCGTCGGCATTGTTCAGGTCATCAAGGGTTTCGAACAATGGCGCAACTGGCAGCGTGAATGGGCAACCCGCTTCTTTCAGCAGTAAATGTACTGCCAGCACGTCTGATGGCACTTTAGCCATGGAGATAACGTAAGCGGCGATAGAGCCTTGTGGTGCTTCGGCAATCACCCGGCACGTTTCCAGCACTTCTTGTGTATTAGCACTCGGTTCCCATTTCAGCGGAACCAGTGGGCGCTTGGAGTTCAGCTCGCGGATCAGGAAGGCTTGTTTGTCCGCCTCAGACCAGCTTTCATAATCGCCGAGGCCCAGATAACGGGTCAGTTCAGCGATGGCATCGGTGTGGCGGGTACTTTCCTGGCGTACATCGATACGCACCAATGGCACACCAAAACAGCGTACGCGGCGCAGGGTGTCCAGCAGTTGGCCGTTAGCAATGATCTCCATGCCACAGGCTTTCAGAGACTGATAACAGGCGTAAAGTGGGTCCCACAGTTGGTCATTACTCACCAGCAAATCAGTCGGTGGCAAGACACGTTCGCCTTTCAGACGGTCTTCCAGATAAGCCTGAGTATTGGTCAACTGGGTACGGACGCGTTTCATTAATTCGCGATAAGGTTCGACCACCTCTTCGCCACCGGCCAATTCACGCAGTTCCGGGGTACATTCCGACATGGACAGCTCTGATACCAACACTTGAATATCACGCAAGAACAGGTCGGTGGCTTTCCAACGGCTGAGTAACAGCACATGGCGGGTAATTTCAGCGGTAACGTTCGGGTTACCGTCACGGTCCCCCCCCATCCAAGAGGTGAAGCGTATTGGCACGGCCTCTACAGGCAAGCGGTAATCGAGCGAGTTTTGTAACTGCTCGTTAAACTCACGCAGGAATGCGGGCACACCTTCCCACAGGCTGTTTTCAACCACGGCAAAGCCCCATTTGGCTTCATCTACTGGGGAAGGGCGTATTTTACGAATTTCGTCAGTATGCCACGATTGTGCAACTAACTGGCGCAAACGACGCATGATCTTGTTGCGTTCGTAATCGGCTAAGTCATTGTGATCCAACTGGCTCAGGCAGGTATTCACTTCCACCAGTTTGTGGATCAGGGTGCGACGTGTAATTTCGGTTGGGTGAGCGGTTAACACCAACTCAATGGATAACTCATCAACCGCGCTGCGCATATCTTTCTCACTCAGCTTTTTATCTTTTAAGCGAGTGAAAAGCTGGGCCAGAGCTTCTGGGTTACTTGCGGCTTCACCGTGTGGTGAAATACTGTGATATTGCTCTGCCGTATTCGTCAGATTGAGGAATTGGCTAAAAGCACGGGCTACCGGCAGCAGCTCGTCGTTGGACAGATTTTGCAGCGTGGTCAGCAGTTCTTGACGGCTCGCTTCATTACCAGCACGCGAAGATTTGGATAATTTACGGATGGTTTCTACTTTTTCAAGGATGTGTTCACCAAGCGCTTCTTTGATGGTGTCCCCGAGTAGCGTACCGAGCATACTGACGTTACTTCGCATTGCGGAATATTGTTCGTTCATATGACCCCTGACCCATATCCCCTTCGCCCTTGACGCCGCAGGGTGGTTAGCGACGCTTACTCACCTGAATCACTGACCGGTGTCAGCTTATCGGGATTAATGAGCCTCAAAGAGGCTCACCCTGCGGGCTAGCATAAATGCTGTTCAAATCGGTCTTCAACCGATTTGTCTTTCACTTGCTGCCTACCTGCAACGCCAATGACTTTGGGTATAAACTTTTATGGTTTCTTTTTGTAAATTAATTTCACCCAAAAGGCCGAGATGGACAATTCCACTCGCCACGTTCAATTCCATACTCCAATTGACACTATTTTTAGCAAAAAAACATCAATTTTAGGGATATTGCTGAAATTTAATTACCAAGGTCAGGTTATCAGTCTTCCTAATAGGCAAAATTGATCGCCTACCCCATAAGAGGTAATTACTGCTGGCAGAAATGGTCAACCAACTGACCAATCAGCTCGCGGGTTGGCTCGATAAAGGCCATATCGATAAATTCATCTGGCTGATGGGCTTGATCGATCGAACCGGGTCCCAGCACCAGAGTTGGGCACACTTGCTGGATAAACGGCGCTTCGGTGCAGTAGTTCACCACCGCGGTACGCTCACCCAATAATTTCTCGATAACCCCTACCATATGGTGATCGGTTGGGCATTCATAGCCTGGGATCGGTGGATGCAGTTCGTCAATGCTCAAACGGCCTGGCCAGCGCTGGCTTACCGGTGTCAGCGCTTCGGTCATTAACTCATTCAGATCACTTAATGTCAGGCCCGGCAACGGGCGGATATCCATATGCAATTCGCAGCAAGCACAGATACGGTTTGCCGCATCACCGCCGTTAATATGACCAAAATTCATGGTGGGATACGGAATAGTAAACGCCGGATTGTGATAACGCTCTTGCAACTTGGTGCGTAGCTTCATCAATTGAGTGATAGATTCATGCATTAAATCAATGGCATTCACCCCACGTGCCGGATCGCTAGAATGCCCAGACTGACCGGTAATTCGGATAGCATTGGAAATATGCCCTTTGTGCGCCCGCACCGGTTGCAGCGAGGTTGGCTCACCGATAATGGCAAAATCTGGGCGCAACTGGCTGGAGGCGGCAAAGTAGCGCGCGCCTGCCATGGTGGTTTCTTCATCGGCGGTTGCCAGAATATACAGCGGCTTGCTCAGTTTGCTGGCATCGATATCGCGCACCGCATCCAGAATAAAGGCGAAAAAGCCTTTCATGTCGGCGGTACCCAAACCATACAACTTATTGTCATGTTCGGTCAGGGTGAACGGTGAGCGCGTCCAACGCCCTTCATCAAAAGGCACTGTATCGGTATGACCCGCCAGCAATAATCCACCATTGCCTTCTCCAATGCTGGCAAGCAGATTAAATTTGTGGCGTGTATCGGGCACGGGTTGGATCTCGACACGAAAACCCAAGTCTGCAAACCATCCGGCCAACAAGTTGATTAACGCCTCATTACTTTGATCGAGAGCGCTATCGGTTGCGCTGATCGATGGCGTCGCGATTAACGCCCGATACAGCTCAATAAATGGAGGTAATTTCATCTTCACTGTTGACAGCCTTTGGTTAGGATAGTATCAATATTCATGCAGTAATTATGAATAAAAATACATTAAGCTTGAGCGTAAGGGAACCGAAAAACACCCTTAAATTTACGAAAATGTCAACGCTCAATCACGAGGGGAACAGCAAAACCTTGCTGAAAACCCAAATACCGGTTTTGACTACTTATGTCTTTATACCGAATTACATTTTTATACCCAAAGTACTTGGAGTTGCAGGTAGGCGGCAAGTGAGTAATAAGCACTGCTGCAACGTCAAGTAAGCAGGGTAAGGTGAACTGAACCCATGTTGAATACGCTAATTGTTGGTGCCAGTGGTTATGCCGGAGCGGAGCTTACGGCTTACCTGAGTCGTCACCCACATATGAACATAACCGGTTTAACGGTTTCAGCGCAAAGTGCAGATGCAGGAAAATTACTTTCTGACCTGCATCCGCAGCTAAAAGGCATTATTGATCTCCCGCTGCAACCCTTGGTGGATGTGGCTCAGGCGGCAAAAGGGGTTGATGTTGTGTTCCTCGCTACCGCCCACGAGGTCAGCCATGATTTAGCGCCGCAATTTTTAGCTGCCGGTTGTGTAGTATTCGATCTCTCCGGTGCGTTTCGGGTTAAAGATACGGCGTTTTACCGTCAGTATTATGGTTTTGAACATAAACATCCCGATTGGCTGGATAAAGCCGTCTATGGGCTTGCTGAATGGCAGGCAGAAGAGATTAAGCAGGCACAGTTGATCGCGGTACCAGGCTGTTATCCAACCGCATCGCAATTAGCGCTTAAGCCGTTGGTTGATAGCAAATTATTGAATGAAGCACAGTGGCCGGTGATTAATGCGGTCAGTGGCGTCAGCGGCGCAGGGCGTAAGGCCAGTATCGGCAACAGTTTCTGTGAAGTGAGTTTACAGCCCTACGGCTTGTTTAATCATCGTCATCATCCAGAAATTGTGGCTCACCTTGGCACGCCAGTTATTTTTACCCCGCACTTGGGTAATTTCGCCCGGGGCATTTTGGCGACCATTACCTGCCGTCTGAACGCGGGTATTACGGCGCAAGATATTGCCGACGCGTATCACCATGCTTATCAGGATAAACCGCTGGTGCGGTTGTATCAGCAGGGTGTTCCCGCGTTGAAAGCGGTGGTTGGTTTGCCTTTCTGCGATATTGGTTTCTCGGTGCAAGGCGAACATTTAATTATTGTCGCTACTGAAGATAACCTACTGAAAGGTGCGGCAGCTCAGGCTGTACAATGCATGAATATACGTTTTGGTTTTACAGAAACCGAGTCTCTGTTGTGGGGCAAGGTAAGTCACTAGCCGAAATTGCTGGTTGCGGTCATGCCTGTAAACCCATAAATTTTACCCGATTAAATAAGGCGCAAAAATGATGAATCCGTTAGTCATTAAATTAGGTGGCGTGTTGCTCGACAGCGAAGAAGCGCTGGAACGCCTGTTTACTGCATTGGTGACTTATCGCGAAAAGCATGAGCGCCCGCTAGTGATTATGCACGGTGGCGGTTGTCTGGTTGACATTCTGATGAAAAAACTCGCTTTGCCAGTAGTGAAGAAAAACGGCTTACGCGTCACCCCTGCTGATCAGATTGATATCATTACCGGCGCACTGGCTGGCACCGCTAACAAAACCCTGCTGTCTTGGGCGGTGAAACATAATATTAATGCTGTTGGCTTGTGTCTGGGCGATGGTGGAACCGTCTCGGTAACGCTACTGGATGCCGAGCTGGGGCATGTGGGTAATGCTCAGCCGGGATCACCTACTTTGGTGAATACCTTGCTGGCTGCGGATTACATGCCCATTATCAGCTCCATTGGTATTACTGCCGACGGCCAACTGATGAATGTGAATGCCGATCAGGCAGCCACCGCGTTAGCCGCCACCCTTGGGGCAGATTTGATCTTGTTG includes:
- a CDS encoding 50S ribosomal protein L31 — encoded protein: MKQGIHPKYEQVTASCSCGNVIKINSTVGHDLNLDVCGECHPFYTGKQRDVATGGRVDRFNKRFSMPGAKK
- a CDS encoding met repressor yields the protein MAEWNGEYVSPYAEHGKKSEQVKKITVSIPLKVLKILTDERTRRQVNNLRHATNSELLCEAFLHAFTGQPLPNDEDLRKERSDEIPEAAKILMRELGVDPDTWEY
- a CDS encoding cystathionine gamma-synthase (catalyzes the formation of cystathionine from L-cysteine and O-succinyl-L-homoserine); protein product: MTRKQATIAVRSGLNDDEQYGCVVPPIHLSSTYNFIDFNQPRAHDYSRRGNPTRDVVQRALAELEGGAGAVMTSSGMSAIHLVCTTFLKPGDLLVAPHDCYGGSYRLFDSLSKRGAYRVLFVDQGDETALSRALAEKPKLILIETPSNPLLRVVDIAAICKAAHAVGALTVCDNTFLSPALQQPLSLGADLVVHSCTKYLNGHSDVVAGAVIAKDPELAVELAWWANNIGVTGAAFDSYLLLRGLRTLSPRMAQQQRNADEIVRYLQQQPLVKKLYHPSLPQHPGHEIACRQQSGFGAMLSFELDGDEQLLRRFLSALELFTLAESLGGVESLISHAATMTHAGMAPEARIAAGITDSLLRISVGIEDSEDLIADLENAFQLAGTR
- the metL gene encoding bifunctional aspartate kinase/homoserine dehydrogenase II (multifunctional homodimeric enzyme that catalyzes the phosphorylation of aspartate to form aspartyl-4-phosphate as well as conversion of aspartate semialdehyde to homoserine; functions in a number of amino acid biosynthetic pathways), which encodes MNATAVAAAVTGRQLHKFGGSSLADVKCYLRVANIMANYSHPGDLMVVSAAGSTTNQLISWLKLSQSDRLSAHQVQQNLRRYQHDLISGLLSPEMAEPLISEFIHDLERLAGLLDNKVDDAIYAEVVGHGEIWSARLMAAVLNKQDMNATWLDARSFLRAERAAQPQIDEGRSYPLLQQLMAQHPHQRLVVTGFISRSNSGETVLLGRNGSDYSATQVGALAGVERVTIWSDVAGVYSADPRKVKDACLLPLLRLDEASELARLAAPVLHTRTLQPVSGSDIDLQLRCSYQPEQGSTRIERVLASGSGAKIVTSHDDVCLIELQIAGHHDFSLAQKEIDLLLKRAQIKPLATGIHPDRNLLQLCYTSEVVNSALRVLEDAALPGKLSLREGLALVALVGAGVCKNPLHSHRFYQQLKDQPVEFIWQAEDGISMVAVLRLGPTEHLIQGLHQSLFRAEKRIGLMLFGKGNIGARWLELFAREQKNISARSGFEFVLAGVVDSRRSLLSYDGLDASRTLAFYDDEAKEQDEESLFLWMRAHPFDDLVVLDVTASESLAGQYLDFASYGFHVISANKLAGASSSNNYRQIRDAFAKTGRHWLYNATVGAGLPVNHTVRDLRDSGDSILAISGIFSGTLSWLFLQFDGTVPFTELVDQAWQQGLTEPDPRVDLSGQDVMRKLVILAREAGYDIEPNQVRVESLVPAGADVGSVDQFFENGEALNQQMIQRLEAANEMGLVLRYVARFDANGKARVGVEAVRADHPLASLLPCDNVFAIESRWYRDNPLVIRGPGAGRDVTAGAIQSDLNRLSQLL
- the metF gene encoding methylenetetrahydrofolate reductase (MTHFR; catalyzes NADH-linked reduction of 5,10-methylenetetrahydrofolate to 5-methyltetrahydrofolate using FAD as a cofactor), with translation MSFFHANQREALNQSLSELQGQINVSFEFFPPRTSEMEETLWSSIDRLSTLKPKFVSVTYGANSGERDRTHSIIKGIKERTGLEAAPHLTCIDASPTQLRDIATDYWNSGIRHIVALRGDLPPDSGKPEMYASDLVTLLKDVGDFDISVAAYPEVHPEAKSAQADLINLKRKIDAGANRAITQFFFDVESYLRFRDRCVATGIDVEIVPGILPVSNFKQLQRFATMTNVRVPHWMTSIFEGLDNDPETRKMVGASVAMDMVKILSREGVKDFHFYTLNRAELSYAICHTLGVRP